A single genomic interval of Lathyrus oleraceus cultivar Zhongwan6 chromosome 7, CAAS_Psat_ZW6_1.0, whole genome shotgun sequence harbors:
- the LOC127103863 gene encoding uncharacterized protein LOC127103863, with the protein MKIPTKKKDRGVVTIPYTIGDRSFKKAQIDLGLSVSLIPLSIYKKLGIGVVQDTMTTLQFFNHSVKKPYGIVEYVLVKIDKFVFPVDFVILEMPEDEDIPLILGRPFLETERCLINIEEGTMTFKVYDEELKIDVRNTMKYKDDIGMSHTIEVLDQVITYDSHLNAPQLPLERVFSLSIFYGDKEVDNGESEVLP; encoded by the coding sequence ATGAAGATCCCAACGAAGAAGAAAGATCGAGGAGTTGTCACTATTCCTTACACCATCGGAGATAGGTCATTCAAAAAAGCTCAGATTGATCTAGGACTCAGTGTGAGTCTCATAccgttatccatttacaagaaacTGGGTATAGGGGTTGTACAAGATACCATGACGACACTCCAATTCTTCAATCATTCGGTTAAGAAACCTTATGGTATTGTTGAATATGTTCTAGtgaaaattgacaagtttgtatTCCCGGTGGATTTCGTGATTTTAGAAATGCCTGAGGATGAAGATATTCCTCTGATTCTTGGGAGACCCTTTTTAGAGACTGAAAGATGCTTGATCAACATAGAGGAAGGTACTATGACTTTTAAGGTTTATGATGAGGAATTAAAAATTGATGTTCGAAACACCatgaaatacaaagatgatattggAATGAGTCATACAATAGAGGTTTTGGATCAAGTGATTACTTATGATAGTCATTTGAATGCACCGCAGTTACCTTTGGAAAGAGTGTTTAGTTTGTCCATTTTTTATGGTGATAAAGAAGTGGATAACGGGGAATCCGAAGTGCTGCCATGA